A part of Saccharomyces cerevisiae S288C chromosome XIV, complete sequence genomic DNA contains:
- the PMS1 gene encoding ATP-binding mismatch repair protein (ATP-binding protein required for mismatch repair; required for both mitosis and meiosis; functions as a heterodimer with Mlh1p; binds double- and single-stranded DNA via its N-terminal domain; required for silencing at the silent mating-type loci and telomeres; similar to E. coli MutL), whose product MTQIHQINDIDVHRITSGQVITDLTTAVKELVDNSIDANANQIEIIFKDYGLESIECSDNGDGIDPSNYEFLALKHYTSKIAKFQDVAKVQTLGFRGEALSSLCGIAKLSVITTTSPPKADKLEYDMVGHITSKTTTSRNKGTTVLVSQLFHNLPVRQKEFSKTFKRQFTKCLTVIQGYAIINAAIKFSVWNITPKGKKNLILSTMRNSSMRKNISSVFGAGGMRGLEEVDLVLDLNPFKNRMLGKYTDDPDFLDLDYKIRVKGYISQNSFGCGRNSKDRQFIYVNKRPVEYSTLLKCCNEVYKTFNNVQFPAVFLNLELPMSLIDVNVTPDKRVILLHNERAVIDIFKTTLSDYYNRQELALPKRMCSQSEQQAQKRLKTEVFDDRSTTHESDNENYHTARSESNQSNHAHFNSTTGVIDKSNGTELTSVMDGNYTNVTDVIGSECEVSVDSSVVLDEGNSSTPTKKLPSIKTDSQNLSDLNLNNFSNPEFQNITSPDKARSLEKVVEEPVYFDIDGEKFQEKAVLSQADGLVFVDNECHEHTNDCCHQERRGSTDTEQDDEADSIYAEIEPVEINVRTPLKNSRKSISKDNYRSLSDGLTHRKFEDEILEYNLSTKNFKEISKNGKQMSSIISKRKSEAQENIIKNKDELEDFEQGEKYLTLTVSKNDFKKMEVVGQFNLGFIIVTRKVDNKYDLFIVDQHASDEKYNFETLQAVTVFKSQKLIIPQPVELSVIDELVVLDNLPVFEKNGFKLKIDEEEEFGSRVKLLSLPTSKQTLFDLGDFNELIHLIKEDGGLRRDNIRCSKIRSMFAMRACRSSIMIGKPLNKKTMTRVVHNLSELDKPWNCPHGRPTMRHLMELRDWSSFSKDYEI is encoded by the coding sequence ATGACACAAATTCATCAGATAAACGATATAGATGTTCATCGAATTACATCTGGACAAGTTATCACCGACTTAACAACTGCAGTGAAAGAACTCGTTGATAATAGTATAGATGCGAACGCAAACCAGATCGAAATAATCTTTAAAGATTATGGTCTTGAATCTATCGAATGTTCTGATAATGGTGATGGCATAGACCCTTCAAATTATGAGTTCTTAGCTTTAAAACATTACACATCAAAAATTGCGAAATTTCAAGATGTTGCTAAAGTACAGACGTTAGGGTTTAGAGGGGAGGCCCTATCTTCTTTATGTGGCATAGCTAAACTAAGTGTGATAACAACAACTTCACCACCAAAAGCGGATAAGTTGGAGTATGATATGGTCGGTCACATTACTTCAAAGACAACGACATCAAGAAATAAAGGGACGACCGTGTTAGTTTCGCAGTTATTTCATAACTTGCCCGTTAGACAGAAAGAATTTAGCAAAACTTTTAAGCGCCAGTTTACCAAATGTCTCACAGTTATACAAGGTTATGCAATCATAAATGCTGCCATTAAATTTTCAGTTTGGAATATCACACCAAagggtaaaaaaaatctaattCTATCAACAATGAGAAATTCAAGTATGAGAAAGAATATATCCTCAGTATTCGGTGCAGGTGGTATGCGTGGGCTTGAAGAGGTTGATTTAGTGCTTGATTTAAATCCCTTCAAGAATAGAATGCTTGGGAAATACACCGATGATCCTGATTTCTTAGACCTCGATTATAAAATTCGAGTGAAGGGCTATATATCACAGAATTCGTTTGGTTGTGGTAGAAATAGTAAGGATAGGCAATTCATTTATGTGAATAAAAGGCCAGTGGAATACTCTACGCTTTTAAAATGCTGCAATGAGGTTTACAAAACGTTCAATAATGTTCAATTTCCGGCTGTATTTCTCAATCTTGAATTACCCATGAGCTTAATTGATGTAAACGTCACTCCAGACAAAAGAGTGATACTGTTGCACAACGAACGGGCCgtcattgatattttcaaaacaaCTCTCAGTGATTATTACAATAGACAAGAATTAGCTCTTCCCAAAAGAATGTGCTCACAATCAGAACAACAAGCTCAGAAAAGACTTAAAACGGAAGTCTTTGATGATAGAAGCACAACACACGAATCCGATAATGAAAACTATCATACCGCCAGAAGCGAAAGTAATCAATCCAATCATGCACATTTTAATAGTACTACTGGCGTAATAGACAAAAGTAATGGTACAGAACTAACTTCTGTGATGGACGGTAATTATACTAATGTCACTGATGTCATCGGTTCGGAGTGTGAAGTTTCGGTTGATTCATCAGTTGTATTGGATGAGGGCAACTCAAGTACACCGACTAAGAAGCTGCCAAGTATCAAAACAGATTCTCAAAACCTAAGTGATCTGAACctgaataatttttccaatcctgaatttcaaaatataacTAGTCCAGATAAAGCACGTAGCTTGGAAAAAGTTGTTGAAGAACCAGtttattttgatattgatggTGAAAAgttccaagaaaaagcgGTTCTATCACAAGCAGATGGTTTAGTTTTTGTAGATAATGAATGTCATGAGCATACAAATGACTGCTGtcatcaagaaagaagaggaagtACTGACACAGAACAAGATGATGAAGCTGACTCTATATACGCAGAGATTGAGCCAGTTGAAATCAATGTGAGAACTCCTCTAAAGAACTCACGTAAATCGATTTCCAAAGATAATTATAGGTCATTGAGTGATGGATTGACGCATCGCAAATTCGAAGATGAGATATTGGAGTACAATTTAAGcacaaaaaattttaaagaaataagTAAAAATGGCAAACAAATGAGTAGCATCAtaagtaaaagaaaatcagaAGCTCAAGAAaacattatcaaaaataaGGACGAACTAGAGGATTTCGAACAAGGAGAAAAGTATCTGACGTTAacagtttcaaaaaatgattttaaaaaaatggagGTTGTTGGACAATTTAATTTAGGATTTATCATAGTGACCAGAAAAGTTGATAACAAATATGATCTGTTTATTGTCGATCAGCATGCAAGTGATGAAAAGTATAATTTCGAAACACTGCAGGCCGTGACAGTTTTTAAATCGCAGAAATTGATAATACCTCAGCCGGTAGAATTAAGTGTCATTGATGAACTTGTGGTGCTGGACAATTTAccagtttttgaaaagaatggattcaaattgaaaattgacgaagaagaagagtttGGCTCCAGAGTTAAGCTGTTAAGCTTACCTACTTCCAAACAAACCCTTTTTGATTTGGGTGATTTTAATGAACTGATACATTTGATCAAAGAAGACGGTGGGTTACGAAGAGACAACATCAGATGTTCCAAGATTCGTTCTATGTTTGCTATGAGAGCATGTAGAAGTAGTATAATGATAGGTAAACCGCTGAATAAGAAGACTATGACCAGAGTCGTTCATAATCTCAGTGAACTTGATAAGCCTTGGAATTGTCCCCATGGACGTCCAACAATGAGACATTTAATGGAATTACGTGATTGGAGCTCATTTTCGAAGGATTACGAAATATGA
- the SWS2 gene encoding mitochondrial 37S ribosomal protein uS13m SWS2 (Component of mitochondrial small ribosomal subunit; similar to E. coli S13 ribosomal protein; participates in controlling sporulation efficiency; localizes to vacuole in response to H2O2; localizes to peroxisomes in glucose-growing cells): MVVHILGKGFKGKEVIKIALASKFYGIGKTTAEKICSKLGFYPWMRMHQLSEPQIMSIASELSTMTIEGDARAIVKDNIALKRKIGSYSGMRHTLHLPVRGQHTRNNAKTARKLNKIDRRGIHTFSQAKVQHNPSLWSCIFGK; the protein is encoded by the coding sequence ATGGTCGTTCACATCTTGGGTAAAGGTTTCAAAGGTAAAGAGGTCATTAAAATCGCACTGGCCTCTAAATTTTACGGCATAGGTAAAACAACAGCCGAAAAGATATGCTCGAAGTTAGGGTTCTACCCTTGGATGAGGATGCACCAACTATCAGAACCCCAAATCATGAGTATAGCTAGTGAACTGTCGACAATGACGATTGAAGGAGACGCTAGAGCAATCGTAAAAGACAATATAGctctaaaaagaaaaattgggAGTTATAGCGGTATGAGACATACATTGCATCTGCCAGTTAGGGGCCAGCATACAAGAAACAACGCGAAAACTGCAAGGAAGCTTAATAAAATCGATAGACGTGGAATTCACACATTTTCTCAAGCAAAAGTACAACATAATCCGTCCCTTTGGTCTTGTATCTTTGGCAAGTGA
- the EOS1 gene encoding Eos1p (Protein involved in N-glycosylation; deletion mutation confers sensitivity to exidative stress and shows synthetic lethality with mutations in the spindle checkpoint genes BUB3 and MAD1; YNL080C is not an essential gene), with translation MTWILSTGMGPHEDKYAKHERATFKKTYSSMKTLSLNHLTAKQHMLMALCRDISLLPPLTYIFTSLRKAWRVSMRTSITLYEPQSLRDAFTYFWQKLNSAYDNNSSFEGASQKAVNGDGKDSLLLSALTTARASEYLLCSLWCLVSLYLSYAILDSLMVRWIVKYSTVAAILRMFSMSLIIVTLELLLLSSLSPELDYFLHTWILISCVLTAVYIWQSYLTSDLRYIRNQEGEVQEDTNVPEETEDYEDGEDDADEDSHVVVADESTVDVPSNDSLSDNSDGGLFPVNRPSVSHSQSPKRPKKYPKKAFNFTTKRTIDLYKITVLCVVPVGLASFITMLGLLRNLFIQRLDVEQLERILHEMHPPA, from the coding sequence ATGACGTGGATACTAAGTACTGGTATGGGCCCTCATGAGGACAAGTATGCCAAGCATGAGCGAGCGACCTTTAAAAAGACGTACAGTTCTATGAAAACGCTGTCTTTGAATCATTTAACTGCCAAGCAGCATATGCTGATGGCCTTATGCAGGGACATATCCCTTTTACCGCCGTTAACTTACATCTTCACATCTCTGCGGAAGGCTTGGAGAGTCTCCATGCGCACCAGCATAACGCTTTACGAGCCACAATCACTAAGAGATGCGTTCACTTATTTCTGGCAAAAACTCAATAGCGCTTACGACAATAACTCATCATTTGAAGGAGCTTCGCAAAAGGCTGTGAATGGCGACGGTAAGGATTCACTCCTATTATCCGCACTCACTACAGCAAGAGCGTCTGAATATCTCCTTTGCTCACTTTGGTGCCTGGTGTCTTTATACCTCTCGTATGCCATTCTCGACTCTTTGATGGTCCGATGGATCGTCAAGTACTCTACTGTGGCCGCCATTTTAAGAATGTTTTCCATGTCATTGATCATTGTCACCTTAGAACTCCTTCTTTTGTCGTCTTTGTCTCCGGAACTCGACTATTTTTTGCATACATGGATACTCATTAGTTGTGTACTAACAGCAGTGTACATTTGGCAAAGTTATCTTACCTCGGATCTGAGGTATATCAGGAACCAGGAAGGCGAAGTACAAGAGGATACTAATGTTCCAGAAGAAACAGAAGACTATGAGGATGGTGAAGATGACGCTGATGAAGACTCACATGTTGTGGTAGCCGACGAAAGTACAGTAGATGTTCCTTCCAACGACAGTCTCTCCGATAACAGTGATGGCGGATTGTTTCCTGTTAACAGGCCCTCAGTCTCTCATTCACAAAGCCCTAAAAGACCCAAAaaatatccaaaaaaaGCATTCAATTTTACCACTAAGCGAACGATAGATCTATATAAAATCACGGTTCTTTGTGTCGTCCCTGTGGGACTAGCTAGTTTTATCACCATGTTAGGTTTACTGCGAAACCTGTTCATCCAAAGATTGGATGTAGAGCAATTAGAAAGAATACTGCATGAAATGCATCCCCCCgcatga
- the TPM1 gene encoding tropomyosin TPM1 (Major isoform of tropomyosin; binds to and stabilizes actin cables and filaments, which direct polarized cell growth and the distribution of several organelles; acetylated by the NatB complex and acetylated form binds actin most efficiently; TPM1 has a paralog, TPM2, that arose from the whole genome duplication), with the protein MDKIREKLSNLKLEAESWQEKYEELKEKNKDLEQENVEKENQIKSLTVKNQQLEDEIEKLEAGLSDSKQTEQDNVEKENQIKSLTVKNHQLEEEIEKLEAELAESKQLSEDSHHLQSNNDNFSKKNQQLEEDLEESDTKLKETTEKLRESDLKADQLERRVAALEEQREEWERKNEELTVKYEDAKKELDEIAASLENL; encoded by the coding sequence ATGGACAAAATCAGAGAAAAGCTAAGCAACTTGAAGTTGGAAGCCGAATCATGGCAGGAGAAGTACGAGGAgttgaaagagaagaacAAGGACTTGGAGCAAGAGAACGTCGAAAAGGAGAATCAGATCAAGTCTTTAACCGTCAAAAACCAGCAATTGGAGGATGAGATCGAGAAGCTGGAAGCGGGACTTTCTGACTCTAAGCAAACAGAACAGGATAacgttgaaaaagaaaatcagaTCAAGTCCTTGACGGTGAAGAACCACCAATTGGAGGAAGAGATCGAGAAGTTGGAAGCAGAATTGGCTGAATCCAAGCAATTGTCCGAGGACTCTCACCACTTGCAGTCCAACAACGACAATTTCTCCAAGAAGAACCAGcaattggaagaagacTTGGAGGAAAGCGACACCAAGCTAAAGGAAACCACTGAGAAATTGAGAGAGTCCGACTTGAAGGCAGATCAATTGGAAAGAAGAGTAGCTGCCTTGGAAGAACAAAGAGAAGAATGGGAAAGAAAGAACGAGGAATTGACCGTCAAGTACGAAGACGCAAAGAAGGAACTGGACGAAATTGCTGCATCTCTGGAAAACTTGTGA
- the NIS1 gene encoding Nis1p (Protein involved in axial bud site selection; prevents repolarization of cells at previous division sites; recruited with Nba1p to the cell cortex and to cytokinesis remnants (bud scars) by Aim44p and Nap1p where Nba1p prevents Rsr1p-mediated activation of Cdc24p, and therefore Cdc42p activation; acts with Nba1p to establish transient bud scar localization of Rga1p, a Cdc42p GAP; localizes to the nucleus and to cell division site during G2/M, and is then stably recruited to cytokinesis remnants) yields the protein METYETSIGTQSYPPTLFPPPLGTGGFTTSGYIHALVDSTSNSNSNSNTNSNTNSNTNSNSDTKIPIVQISDDSHITHDSFKPYMEYHDASHLRNRNISKADQVESTEVMEQFTQWSNYKMRSRSPTINAKPIRHTSQRRTDFTSKNELSKFSKNHNFIFHKGFLKRQHSIRREDRQAKVRSRFRSKKELTSVLNYIELEQMDIANVLASQPVNLHAIRNLTSRDPAVTPIPFLRSQMYATSSRPPYLRNRSISRKLPKSQPGSLPTTMPATATKTIKQNSTTPTTRSVYNKNVGRSNTSPSVLYHPKRRGKLNTKSHARKEQLLLELWREYLMLVITQRTQLRLTLLCSPGSASNESSVCSSNASDLDMSLLSTPSSLFQMAGETKSNPIIIPDSQDDSILSSDPF from the coding sequence ATGGAGACATACGAGACTAGCATTGGGACTCAGTCTTATCCCCCGACTTTGTTCCCACCTCCCCTGGGTACCGGTGGGTTTACCACTTCAGGTTATATACATGCGCTTGTGGATTCTACATCGAACTCGAACTCGAACTCGAACACAAATTCGAACACAAATTCGAAcacaaattcaaattcagATACCAAGATTCCTATAGTGCAAATATCGGATGACTCTCATATAACACACGACAGCTTCAAACCATATATGGAGTACCACGATGCTTCGCACTTGAGGAACCGTAACATAAGCAAAGCGGACCAGGTTGAAAGCACTGAAGTGATGGAACAGTTTACGCAATGGTCGAATTATAAGATGAGGTCTCGCTCTCCTACCATAAACGCAAAGCCAATTCGACACACTTCACAACGAAGAACAGACTTTACCAGCAAAAATGAACTCTCCAAGTTCAGCAAGAATcataatttcatttttcacaAAGGGTTTTTGAAGAGGCAACACTCCATACGCAGGGAAGACAGGCAAGCAAAGGTACGGTCAAGATTCAGGAGCAAGAAGGAGCTGACATCCGTTTTGAACTATATAGAACTGGAACAAATGGATATTGCAAATGTCCTGGCTTCGCAACCGGTAAACTTACACGCTATCAGAAATCTCACTAGCAGGGACCCTGCGGTAACTCCTATCCCATTTTTAAGAAGCCAGATGTATGCAACCAGTAGTCGTCCACCGTATCTAAGGAACCGCTCCATAAGTAGGAAACTACCCAAATCACAACCAGGTAGTCTCCCGACGACTATGCCTGCGACGGCGACGAAAACAATTAAACAGAATTCAACGACCCCAACCACAAGATCTGTTTATAACAAGAATGTGGGGCGGTCCAATACTTCCCCTAGTGTGTTGTACCAcccaaaaagaagaggaaaattGAACACCAAATCGCATGCAAGAAAGGAGCAACTGCTGTTGGAACTGTGGAGAGAATACTTAATGCTGGTTATAACACAGAGGACGCAACTGCGCCTGACTTTGCTTTGCTCTCCGGGTTCAGCATCGAATGAAAGCTCTGTCTGCTCTTCTAACGCCAGCGACTTAGACATGTCCCTTTTATCTACTCCTTCAAGTCTCTTCCAGATGGCAGGTGAGACCAAAAGCAATCCTATAATTATACCCGACAGTCAAGACGATAGTATACTTAGTAGCGACCCCTTTTAA
- the APJ1 gene encoding Apj1p (Hsp40 chaperone with a role in SUMO-mediated protein degradation; works in concert with Hsp70 and Hsp110 (Sse1p) to promote disaggregation of intranuclear protein inclusions; competes with Hsp104 in disaggregation, supporting turnover instead of refolding; member of DnaJ-like family, conserved across eukaryotes; overexpression interferes with propagation of the [Psi+] prion; forms nuclear foci upon DNA replication stress), giving the protein MQQNTSLYDSLNVTAAASTSEIKKAYRNAALKYHPDKNNHTEESKRKFQEICQAYEILKDNRLRALYDQYGTTDEVLIQEQQAQAQRQQAGPFSSSSNFDTEAMSFPDLSPGDLFAQFFNSSATPSSNGSKSSFNFSFNNSSTPSFSFVNGSGVNNLYSSSAKYNSNDEDHHLDRGPDIKHNLKCTLKELYMGKTAKLGLNRTRICSVCDGHGGLKKCTCKTCKGQGIQTQTRRMGPLVQSWSQTCADCGGAGVFVKNKDICQQCQGLGFIKERKILQVTVQPGSCHNQLIVLTGEGDEVISTKGGGHEKVIPGDVVITILRLKDPNFQVINYSNLICKKCKIDFMTSLCGGVVYIEGHPSGKLIKLDIIPGEILKPGCFKTVEDMGMPKFINGVRSGFGHLYVKFDVTYPERLEPENAKKIQNILANDKYIKAERSTMETADSDCYCDLEKSYDSVEEHVLSSFEAPNLNNEVIEDDDLGDLINERDSRKRNNRRFDESNINNNNETKRNKYSSPVSGFYDHDINGY; this is encoded by the coding sequence ATGCAACAAAACACGTCTTTATATGACTCTTTGAACGTTACTGCCGCTGCATCCACATCTGAGATTAAGAAAGCTTACAGGAACGCTGcattaaaatatcatcCTGATAAAAACAATCATACAGAAGAATCCAAGCGAAAGTTTCAAGAGATATGCCAGGCATACGAAATACTTAAAGACAATCGTTTAAGAGCTTTGTATGACCAGTACGGTACCACAGATGAAGTCCTGATTCAAGAGCAGCAGGCGCAGGCGCAACGCCAACAAGCCGGGCCGTTCAGTTCATCCTCAAATTTCGATACGGAAGCAATGTCATTCCCGGATCTATCTCCAGGTGATCTTTTCGCGCAGTTTTTTAATAGTTCTGCTACCCCCTCTTCTAATGGCTCCAAAAGCAGTTTTAATTTTAGCTTCAATAATAGCTCTACGCCGAGCTTCTCCTTTGTTAATGGCAGTGGCGTGAACAATCTGTACTCCTCGTCAGCAAAATACAACTCCAACGATGAGGACCATCATTTGGATAGAGGCCCTGATATCAAACATAATCTAAAGTGCACATTGAAGGAACTCTACATGGGTAAGACTGCAAAGTTGGGTTTGAATAGGACAAGGATTTGCAGTGTTTGTGATGGGCACGGTGGTCTAAAGAAATGCACTTGTAAAACATGCAAAGGGCAAGGTATTCAAACCCAAACTAGGCGTATGGGACCTCTAGTACAAAGTTGGTCTCAAACTTGTGCAGATTGCGGGGGTGCCGGGGTTTTtgtcaaaaataaagatatttgCCAACAGTGCCAAGGTCTTGGCTTCATTAAGGAGAGGAAGATTCTACAAGTCACCGTTCAACCGGGATCGTGTCATAACCAACTTATAGTACTTACGGGCGAAGGTGACGAAGTTATTAGTACTAAGGGAGGCGGTCACGAAAAGGTAATACCTGGTGACGTCGTTATCACCATTTTACGTTTAAAAGATCCGAATTTCCAGGTTATCAACTACTCCAATTTGATATGTAAGAAGTGCAAAATCGACTTCATGACCAGTTTATGTGGAGGCGTAGTTTATATTGAAGGGCACCCTAGCGGTAAGTTGATCAAACTTGATATTATACCTGGCGAGATACTGAAGCCTGGTTGTTTCAAGACTGTTGAGGACATGGGGATGCCCAAGTTTATCAACGGTGTTCGGAGCGGTTTCGGTCATCTATATGTCAAATTCGATGTGACGTATCCAGAGAGACTGGAACCTGAAAATGCTaagaaaatacaaaatattCTGGCTAATGATAAATACATTAAAGCAGAACGTTCCACCATGGAAACCGCAGATTCAGACTGCTATTGCGATTTGGAGAAGTCATATGACAGTGTGGAAGAGCATGTGTTAAGTAGCTTTGAGGCCCCTAATTTAAACAATGAAGTTATTGAAGACGACGACCTTGGTGATTTGATTAATGAAAGAGATTCTCGGAAAAGGAACAACCGTCGATTCGACGAAagtaatattaataataataatgaaacGAAACGaaataaatattcttcACCGGTAAGCGGTTTTTATGACCATGATATTAATGGATATTGA
- the MKS1 gene encoding Mks1p (Pleiotropic negative transcriptional regulator; involved in Ras-cAMP and lysine biosynthetic pathways and nitrogen regulation; involved in retrograde (RTG) mitochondria-to-nucleus signaling), with protein sequence MSREAFDVPNIGTNKFLKVTPNLFTPERLNLFDDVELYLTLIKASKCVEQGERLHNISWRILNKAVLKEHNINRSKKRDGVKNIYYVLNPNNKQPIKPKQAAVKQPPLQKANLPPTTAKQNVLTRPMTSPAIAQGAHDRSLDNPNSTNNDVKNDVAPNRQFSKSTTSGLFSNFADKYQKMKNVNHVANKEEPQTIITGFDTSTVITKKPLQSRRSRSPFQHIGDMNMNCIDNETSKSTSPTLENMGSRKSSFPQKESLFGRPRSYKNDQNGQLSLSKTSSRKGKNKIFFSSEDEDSDWDSVSNDSEFYADEDDEEYDDYNEEEADQYYRRQWDKLLFAKNQQNLDSTKSSVSSANTINSNTSHDPVRKSLLSGLFLSEANSNSNNHNTAHSEYASKHVSPTPQSSHSNIGPQPQQNPPSANGIKQQKPSLKTSNVTALASLSPPQPSNNERLSMDIQKDFKTDNESNHLYESNAPLTAQTILPTALSTHMFLPNNIHQQRMAIATGSNTRHRFSRRQSMDIPSKNRNTGFLKTRMEISEEEKMVRTISRLDNTSIANSNGNGNDDTSNQRTEALGRKTSNGGRI encoded by the coding sequence ATGTCGCGGGAGGCATTTGATGTACCGAATATAGGTACTAACAAGTTTTTAAAAGTCACACCTAATTTATTTACCCCAGAGCGATTGAATTTATTTGATGATGTCGAACTATATCTTACGTTAATAAAAGCATCCAAATGTGTCGAGCAGGGAGAAAGGCTGCACAATATAAGTTGGAGAATTCTGAATAAAGCTGTTCTAAAGGAGCATAATATTAATCGatctaaaaaaagagaCGGCGTGAAGAACATATATTATGTGTTAAATCCAAACAACAAACAGCCAATAAAGCCAAAGCAGGCAGCAGTAAAGCAGCCACCATTACAAAAGGCCAATTTGCCTCCCACAACGGCAAAACAGAACGTTTTAACTCGGCCAATGACATCACCAGCTATCGCACAGGGTGCTCACGATAGATCCTTGGATAATCCTAATTCTACAAACAATGATGTGAAAAATGACGTTGCTCCAAACAGACAATTCTCCAAATCTACTACGTCAGGgttgttttcaaattttgcagacaaatatcaaaaaatgaaaaatgtgAACCATGTTGCTAATAAGGAAGAACCACAAACTATTATCACTGGTTTTGATACAAGCACTGTTATAACCAAGAAACCTTTACAATCAAGACGCTCAAGATCACCTTTCCAGCATATAGGAGACATGAACATGAACTGCATTGATAATGAGACTTCCAAGAGTACCAGTCCTACTCTTGAAAATATGGGAAGTAGAAAATCCTCTTTTCCTCAGAAGGAATCTTTATTCGGAAGGCCAAGGTCTTACAAGAATGACCAAAATGGTCAACTGTCACTTTCGAAAACATCCtctagaaaaggaaaaaacaagatatttttcagcagtgaagatgaagattcCGATTGGGACAGCGTTTCGAATGATTCAGAATTCTACgctgatgaagatgatgaagagtACGATGATTATAATGAGGAAGAAGCAGATCAGTACTATAGAAGACAATGGGACAAGCTTTTATTTGCCAAAAATCAACAGAATCTTGACTCAACGAAATCATCTGTTTCATCAGCGAACACAATCAACTCAAACACATCCCATGATCCCGTACGAAAAAGTTTACTCAGTGGACTATTCCTTAGTGAGGCAAATAGCAACAGTAATAACCACAATACTGCACATAGTGAATACGCTTCTAAACACGTTTCGCCGACTCCTCAGTCCTCTCATAGTAATATCGGTCCTCAACCGCAGCAAAATCCACCGAGCGCTAATGGTataaaacaacaaaaaccttctttgaaaacaagCAACGTGACAGCTCTAGCATCGCTATCTCCCCCGCAACCATCCAACAATGAGCGGTTATCGATGGATATACAAAAGGACTTCAAAACTGATAATGAGTCCAATCATTTATATGAATCTAATGCTCCGCTAACTGCTCAAACTATACTGCCCACCGCCTTATCTACTCACATGTTTTTGCCAAATAACATTCACCAACAACGAATGGCGATTGCCACTGGTAGTAATACGCGACATCGTTTTTCGAGGCGGCAGTCGATGGATATCCCATCCAAGAACAGGAATACTGGGTTTTTGAAGACCAGAATGGAGATCtctgaggaagaaaagatggTACGTACAATATCACGGCTTGACAATACGAGTATTGCAAACAGTAATGGAAATGGTAATGATGACACCTCTAATCAGAGAACGGAAGCACTGGGGCGTAAGACGAGTAATGGAGGGCGAATATGA